The following are from one region of the Hymenobacter radiodurans genome:
- a CDS encoding DNA/RNA non-specific endonuclease, producing the protein MKHTFFRWLSMSLLSIFALSCSDDSVAPAEVRDNPLAMGNPSGAVTDPASYTNYLLEKPQYALSYHRDRGTPNWVSWHLSKAWLGEASRQDNFLVDNTLPTGWFRATSASYTGSGFDRGHNCPSADRTGSVADNSATFLMTNIIPQAPTNNQRTWADLENYCRTLADSGNELYIICGSYGRGGTGSDGAANTIAEGKITVPNRIWKVIVVLPAGGNDVSRVTADTRVIAVNTPNTNNLNSEWGAYRTSVDAIEKATGYDLLSAVSTSVQSAIETRVDDGPVN; encoded by the coding sequence ATGAAGCACACTTTCTTTCGATGGCTGAGCATGAGCCTGCTCAGCATTTTTGCCCTTTCCTGCTCCGACGATTCCGTTGCACCTGCCGAAGTCCGCGACAATCCCCTGGCGATGGGCAATCCCAGCGGCGCGGTTACGGATCCCGCTTCCTACACCAATTACCTGCTGGAAAAGCCTCAGTATGCCCTTTCATATCACCGCGACAGGGGCACCCCCAACTGGGTAAGCTGGCACTTGAGTAAAGCATGGCTTGGGGAAGCCTCGCGTCAGGATAATTTTTTGGTCGACAACACGCTGCCCACCGGCTGGTTTCGGGCTACCAGCGCCAGCTACACTGGCTCAGGTTTCGACCGCGGCCACAACTGCCCCTCCGCCGACCGCACCGGTTCCGTAGCCGATAATTCAGCTACCTTCTTGATGACCAATATTATACCGCAGGCGCCTACCAACAACCAGCGCACGTGGGCCGACCTTGAAAACTACTGTCGTACCCTCGCAGATTCGGGCAATGAGCTATACATCATTTGTGGAAGCTACGGCAGGGGCGGCACTGGCTCCGATGGCGCAGCAAATACTATAGCGGAGGGTAAAATAACGGTCCCCAACCGCATATGGAAGGTAATTGTAGTGCTTCCGGCTGGCGGCAACGATGTGAGCCGCGTCACGGCTGACACGCGCGTTATTGCTGTCAATACTCCTAATACCAACAACCTGAACTCAGAATGGGGCGCGTATCGCACCTCCGTGGATGCCATTGAAAAAGCAACGGGCTACGACCTGCTGTCGGCTGTATCAACCTCAGTGCAAAGCGCAATAGAAACCCGGGTGGATGATGGTCCGGTAAACTAA
- the pyrF gene encoding orotidine-5'-phosphate decarboxylase, with product MNKLTTRVQQANSLLCVGLDPTGDDAFVAARLREVIAQTAEFAAAFKPNLAFFLSRENGVALLRETVALIPKDIPVILDGKFGDIANTAEHYAQFAYDRIGADAVTVNPYMGDDAIVPFARPDKMVFVLAKTSNKPTHSLQDVALTRGGYVSDLAARVSCELDEHHHNIGLVVGATDAAAVARVRESCPTQWFLVPGIGAQGGDLAATLHAGLRADGLGLLINTSRAIWQAADAGAAARELMQQINDLRPVTAHA from the coding sequence ATGAACAAACTCACCACCCGCGTTCAGCAAGCCAATTCCTTACTCTGCGTCGGCCTCGACCCCACGGGTGACGACGCCTTCGTGGCCGCGCGCCTGCGCGAAGTCATCGCGCAGACCGCTGAGTTTGCTGCGGCCTTCAAACCGAATCTGGCTTTCTTTCTCTCCCGCGAAAACGGCGTAGCTCTCCTGCGCGAAACCGTGGCGCTGATTCCTAAGGATATTCCCGTCATCCTCGATGGCAAGTTTGGCGATATCGCCAACACTGCCGAGCACTACGCCCAATTCGCCTACGACCGCATTGGCGCCGACGCCGTGACGGTGAACCCCTACATGGGCGACGACGCCATTGTGCCCTTCGCTCGCCCCGATAAAATGGTGTTTGTGTTGGCTAAAACTTCCAACAAACCCACGCACTCCCTACAAGATGTTGCCCTAACGCGTGGTGGCTACGTGAGCGACTTGGCCGCTCGCGTATCATGCGAGCTAGACGAGCATCACCATAATATTGGCCTAGTAGTCGGCGCCACTGATGCCGCAGCCGTTGCCCGCGTGCGCGAAAGCTGCCCGACGCAGTGGTTCCTAGTGCCAGGCATCGGTGCCCAGGGCGGCGACTTAGCTGCCACGCTCCACGCCGGCTTGCGCGCCGATGGGCTTGGACTACTCATCAACACCTCCCGCGCCATCTGGCAAGCTGCCGATGCTGGTGCCGCCGCCCGTGAATTAATGCAACAAATAAATGACCTCCGTCCCGTTACCGCTCATGCCTGA
- a CDS encoding phosphoribosylformylglycinamidine synthase subunit PurL has product MENHLHSIQLLLKPGIHDGDGQRVAEAAQRHLGLRTGRVQSTAVYTVRYPLTAQQLRDFAEQCLQDPVLHEVALNEFRRDPQFQSYILVAKGPGVTDDEGTSAQNALGDFLNQPLDTRTQHIFSKRLYLLEENLPPADLRRLAEELLGNKLINRFEVGPADQIRDFTPRPGTSVDNTTHTIDLNVSDEALVQLSKDNLYALNLAEMQAVRAYYQLPETQQERQATGLPAEPTDCELEIIAQTWSEHCKHKEFSALINYRDAETGEDYQVDSLFKTYIKDATAEVDRQLRANGNDWLIKVFSDNAGAVRINDESLFVWKVETHNSPSAIDPYGGAITGILGNNRDPLATGIGGARLLFNTNVLCFGNPDYDGPLLTNQLHPRRIFEGVRKGIEDGGNKSGVPTVNGSIIFDDRYAGKPLVYCGTGAVMPMQLAGLDSWEKKIDDGDRIIMAGGRVGKDGIHGATFSSIELDESSPATAVQIGSPITQKLAMDFLILATRRGLIKCSTDNGAGGLSSSVGELAGISGGAVVDLEKVPLKYPGLRPWEIFVSESQERFTLVVEPGKLAEVLALGQEMEVELTDIGYFTADGYLDVRFANSPVARLNMHFLHEGVPRKLMEAEWQKPEAQEPVLPPSLDYTDVLHQLLGSLNICSRESVIRQYDHEVKGRTIIKPLMGATGQAPQDAAVVRFNFESWEGVAVSNGILPRFGDLDAYHMSAGAFDEAVRQIIAVGGKLPNLTPGDNIFWSVNDNFCVPDSDFHPVTNPDGKQKLAKLVHMCQALRDATAAYCIPLTSGKDSMKNDFKADGVKISVPPTVLYSMTAKIEDVRRTVTSDFKQAGDVVYLLGRTYDELGGSEFYQLYQELGANVPQVRFAEAKELYTLMGQANDQQLIQSCHDLSDGGLAVALAEATFGDGLGAKIELNGELPLPAQLFSESHSRFVATVAPEDVVAFEQLLGEKATRLGVVTNDNFLLVSHQGQLVIEADTEELRQTWTNGPVNQTIGFGEHVMGEGK; this is encoded by the coding sequence TTGGAAAATCATCTTCATTCCATTCAGCTGCTCCTCAAGCCCGGCATTCACGACGGCGACGGACAGCGCGTAGCGGAAGCGGCGCAGCGCCACCTCGGCCTGCGCACGGGCCGGGTGCAAAGCACGGCCGTTTACACGGTGCGCTACCCGCTCACCGCCCAGCAACTTCGCGATTTCGCCGAGCAGTGCCTCCAGGACCCGGTATTACATGAGGTGGCCCTAAACGAGTTTCGCCGCGACCCCCAATTCCAGTCGTATATATTGGTGGCCAAAGGCCCCGGCGTAACTGACGACGAAGGTACCTCGGCCCAAAATGCGCTCGGCGACTTCCTCAACCAGCCCCTCGACACGCGCACTCAGCATATTTTCAGCAAGCGTTTGTATCTGCTAGAGGAAAATTTGCCCCCCGCCGACCTGCGCCGCCTAGCCGAAGAGCTGCTTGGTAACAAGCTCATCAACCGCTTCGAAGTAGGTCCCGCCGACCAGATCCGCGACTTCACGCCCCGCCCCGGCACCTCTGTCGATAACACCACCCACACCATCGACCTGAATGTGTCGGATGAGGCGTTGGTACAGTTATCCAAGGACAATCTTTACGCCCTGAATCTGGCCGAAATGCAGGCCGTGCGGGCGTACTATCAGTTGCCCGAAACCCAGCAAGAGCGCCAAGCAACCGGCTTACCCGCCGAGCCCACCGACTGTGAACTGGAAATCATCGCCCAAACTTGGTCGGAGCACTGCAAACACAAGGAATTCAGTGCCTTAATCAACTACCGCGACGCCGAAACGGGCGAGGATTACCAAGTTGATTCCCTGTTCAAAACTTATATCAAAGATGCCACCGCCGAGGTAGACCGCCAGTTGCGCGCCAACGGCAACGACTGGCTCATTAAGGTGTTCTCCGACAACGCCGGCGCTGTGCGCATCAACGACGAGTCGCTGTTTGTCTGGAAGGTGGAAACCCACAATTCACCCTCGGCTATTGACCCCTACGGCGGGGCCATTACTGGCATTTTGGGCAACAACCGCGACCCGCTGGCTACTGGCATTGGCGGGGCTCGTTTGTTGTTCAATACCAACGTCTTATGCTTCGGCAATCCTGATTACGATGGCCCGCTGCTGACCAACCAACTGCACCCGCGCCGCATCTTCGAAGGTGTGCGCAAAGGCATTGAGGACGGCGGGAATAAGTCGGGCGTACCAACGGTAAACGGCAGCATCATTTTCGACGACCGCTACGCCGGCAAGCCGTTGGTTTACTGCGGCACCGGCGCTGTGATGCCCATGCAACTCGCTGGCCTTGATTCCTGGGAAAAGAAGATAGACGACGGTGACCGTATCATTATGGCGGGCGGCCGCGTGGGCAAAGATGGTATTCACGGCGCCACCTTCAGCAGCATCGAGCTGGACGAATCGTCGCCTGCCACGGCCGTGCAGATTGGCTCGCCCATCACGCAGAAGCTGGCCATGGATTTCCTCATCCTCGCCACTCGCCGCGGCCTCATCAAGTGTAGCACCGACAACGGCGCCGGGGGGCTTTCTTCCTCCGTGGGCGAGCTGGCTGGCATCAGCGGCGGCGCCGTGGTGGACCTGGAAAAAGTGCCGTTGAAGTACCCTGGCTTGCGGCCTTGGGAGATTTTCGTGAGCGAATCACAGGAGCGGTTTACGCTGGTCGTGGAGCCCGGCAAGCTGGCTGAAGTGCTGGCTTTAGGTCAGGAAATGGAAGTGGAGCTAACTGACATCGGTTATTTTACCGCCGATGGATACCTGGATGTACGTTTCGCTAACTCCCCAGTGGCTCGGCTAAACATGCATTTCTTGCACGAAGGCGTACCGCGCAAACTCATGGAAGCCGAGTGGCAGAAGCCCGAGGCTCAGGAGCCAGTTTTACCCCCCAGCCTCGACTACACCGACGTCTTGCACCAACTGCTCGGCTCGCTCAATATCTGCTCCCGCGAGTCCGTCATTCGCCAGTACGACCACGAGGTGAAGGGTCGCACCATCATCAAGCCGCTGATGGGCGCCACCGGCCAAGCGCCGCAGGATGCCGCCGTAGTTCGCTTCAATTTTGAAAGCTGGGAAGGCGTAGCCGTGAGCAACGGCATCCTGCCCCGCTTTGGTGATTTGGACGCCTACCATATGTCGGCCGGCGCTTTTGACGAGGCCGTACGCCAGATCATCGCCGTGGGGGGCAAATTGCCCAACCTCACGCCCGGTGATAATATCTTCTGGTCGGTAAACGACAACTTCTGCGTTCCTGACTCCGATTTTCACCCCGTCACGAACCCCGACGGTAAGCAGAAGCTGGCTAAACTCGTGCACATGTGCCAGGCCCTGCGCGACGCCACCGCTGCCTACTGCATCCCGCTCACCAGCGGCAAGGACAGCATGAAAAACGACTTCAAGGCCGATGGCGTGAAGATTTCGGTGCCACCCACGGTCCTGTATTCGATGACAGCTAAAATCGAAGATGTGCGCCGCACCGTCACTAGCGACTTCAAGCAAGCCGGCGACGTGGTGTATCTGCTGGGCCGCACCTACGATGAGCTTGGCGGCTCCGAGTTTTACCAACTATATCAGGAGTTGGGCGCCAATGTGCCGCAAGTGCGCTTCGCGGAGGCCAAGGAGCTGTACACCCTCATGGGCCAAGCCAACGACCAGCAGCTCATCCAATCCTGCCACGACCTTTCCGACGGTGGCCTGGCCGTTGCGCTGGCCGAAGCAACCTTCGGGGACGGGCTGGGGGCCAAAATTGAGCTAAACGGCGAGTTGCCGCTGCCCGCCCAGCTCTTCTCCGAGTCGCACTCCCGCTTCGTAGCCACCGTGGCGCCAGAAGACGTGGTAGCATTTGAGCAGCTGCTCGGAGAAAAAGCCACCCGCTTGGGTGTGGTTACCAACGACAACTTCTTGCTGGTAAGTCACCAAGGCCAACTCGTGATAGAAGCCGACACGGAAGAGCTGCGCCAGACCTGGACCAACGGCCCAGTGAATCAAACAATCGGTTTTGGCGAACACGTAATGGGGGAGGGGAAATGA
- a CDS encoding dihydroorotate dehydrogenase, which translates to MQLGAVTLQNPICLAAASWHLDGPGYERLGAIFTRTVTMEPKPGLYEQGIWQVADQTLLNATNMRTENAEILVHEHLPNLLRYGVPVLVSITAPGIPGFRKIARFLKREAGGQIAGVEVYITCTDTAKGAEITPKFARDATEAVRNELGPEAIIVVKLPPWPDFIRGLALGAQEGGASAIAACNTLKGLHLPDDATTEPLIGGLSGEALRPVALRCVYELAHDERITLPIFGTGGIFTSNHVTDYLRVGANAVQIASGEWLDPGLTARLAEECANDSQSDEQDMSRSNLVSR; encoded by the coding sequence ATGCAGTTAGGCGCAGTTACACTTCAAAATCCTATCTGCCTGGCCGCGGCCTCTTGGCATCTGGACGGGCCGGGCTATGAGCGACTGGGGGCCATTTTTACCCGCACCGTGACCATGGAGCCCAAACCGGGGCTGTATGAGCAGGGCATCTGGCAAGTAGCCGATCAGACTCTGCTCAACGCCACCAATATGCGCACCGAAAACGCGGAGATTCTGGTGCACGAGCATCTGCCGAATCTGTTGCGCTACGGCGTGCCGGTGCTGGTAAGCATTACGGCGCCGGGTATTCCGGGCTTCCGCAAAATCGCCCGCTTCCTCAAGCGCGAGGCTGGGGGGCAAATTGCGGGCGTCGAGGTCTATATCACCTGCACCGATACCGCTAAAGGCGCCGAGATTACGCCCAAATTTGCGCGCGACGCTACCGAGGCGGTGCGCAATGAGCTGGGGCCCGAGGCCATTATCGTAGTGAAGCTGCCCCCGTGGCCCGACTTTATTCGCGGTCTGGCGCTGGGCGCGCAGGAAGGTGGCGCATCGGCCATAGCCGCGTGCAATACGCTTAAAGGCCTTCACTTACCCGATGACGCTACCACTGAGCCGCTTATCGGAGGGTTATCAGGCGAGGCGTTGCGGCCAGTGGCTTTGCGCTGCGTGTACGAATTGGCCCACGATGAGCGGATCACGCTGCCGATTTTTGGTACGGGGGGCATTTTTACCAGCAACCACGTTACCGATTACTTGCGCGTAGGTGCTAATGCTGTGCAAATTGCCAGCGGCGAGTGGCTGGACCCGGGCCTGACCGCCCGCCTGGCCGAAGAATGCGCAAACGACTCTCAAAGCGACGAGCAGGATATGTCCCGCTCCAATCTGGTCAGTCGCTGA
- the pyrE gene encoding orotate phosphoribosyltransferase, translating into MTSETRFDAPLLEQQLMQEDALLRGHFRLSSGLHSDTYVQCARFLRRPELAAPAMAELAQRIREAGLQPDVVVGPAMGGVVVSYELGRQLGVPAIFTERDDTGQMTLRRGFTLQPGERIIIAEDVVTTGKSTKEVARILEGLGGKILGVASLIDRTGGKAELSFPTFALLPVTAATHAPDDCPLCRAGIPVVKPGSRPEKAFS; encoded by the coding sequence ATGACTTCTGAAACTCGTTTTGACGCCCCGCTTCTTGAGCAGCAACTGATGCAGGAAGATGCCTTGCTCAGGGGGCATTTCCGCCTTTCCTCGGGCTTGCACTCCGATACCTACGTGCAGTGTGCCCGCTTTCTGCGCCGCCCCGAGCTGGCTGCTCCGGCTATGGCCGAGCTAGCTCAGCGCATCCGCGAAGCCGGTTTGCAGCCCGATGTAGTCGTTGGTCCGGCTATGGGCGGCGTGGTGGTGAGCTACGAGCTGGGCCGGCAGTTGGGCGTGCCCGCCATCTTTACGGAGCGCGACGATACCGGCCAAATGACCTTGCGCCGCGGCTTCACCTTGCAGCCCGGCGAGCGAATTATTATCGCCGAGGATGTGGTGACTACGGGCAAGAGTACCAAAGAAGTAGCGCGGATTTTGGAAGGGCTGGGGGGCAAAATTTTGGGTGTCGCGAGTTTAATTGACCGCACGGGTGGCAAAGCAGAGCTTTCTTTTCCGACCTTTGCACTGCTGCCGGTCACGGCGGCTACCCACGCACCCGATGATTGCCCGCTGTGTCGGGCAGGTATTCCGGTAGTAAAACCTGGCAGTCGGCCGGAGAAAGCGTTTTCTTAA
- a CDS encoding DUF4468 domain-containing protein: protein MKKMIVALLAGSLSLFASPTQAQSTAPSTSIEYSEKVHVEDGSAVTLYNHALSWTQEKFPYKPKTDIQVNPETKEISLTGTSKIKMAAAKASGPDQERVLHFNFQFRATEQGYSYSVGTFRVVPEEKEPTVMVLLEEYVKQLGQDRANARTRNDRRVTAQANAIASDVASAFRSYMNSQPVVKDGEVGLPPDGEE, encoded by the coding sequence ATGAAAAAAATGATTGTGGCTTTGCTGGCAGGTAGCTTAAGTCTGTTTGCCTCACCAACTCAAGCTCAGAGCACCGCCCCATCCACTTCCATTGAGTACAGCGAGAAGGTGCATGTGGAAGATGGCAGCGCTGTTACTCTCTATAATCACGCGCTATCGTGGACCCAGGAAAAATTTCCGTACAAGCCTAAAACCGATATACAGGTCAATCCGGAAACGAAGGAAATCAGCTTGACTGGGACGAGTAAAATTAAGATGGCGGCGGCCAAAGCCTCGGGACCTGATCAGGAGCGCGTATTGCACTTCAACTTCCAGTTTCGGGCAACTGAGCAGGGCTATAGCTATAGTGTAGGCACTTTTCGGGTGGTACCGGAGGAAAAAGAGCCCACCGTTATGGTGCTTCTGGAGGAGTACGTAAAGCAACTTGGTCAGGACCGTGCCAATGCACGTACGCGCAACGACCGGCGTGTAACGGCTCAGGCCAATGCCATTGCCAGCGATGTGGCGTCGGCCTTTCGGTCTTACATGAACAGCCAGCCTGTAGTAAAAGACGGAGAAGTAGGCTTACCTCCTGATGGTGAAGAATAG
- a CDS encoding flavin-containing monooxygenase: MAAPDVFSVDTLIIGAGQAGLAAAYYLQRWGVSFVIVDERAAVGDVWASRFEALRLFSPAWASSLPGLEWPGGKFRYPTKDEAAAYLASYAEHFHFPIHLSQRVSKVTPNANGYAISTVAGGRYQAQRVVICTGAYNAPRRPEFAPQLASNVAQLHSSDYQRPQQIAGTGPVAIVGSGNSALQIAADLATTGRPVYAAFDERTPAMPNNMLMWAMLTATRLLRASRHSLVGGQMIQQPEPVVSGDLARLRTFSNALFIGRALGVEPGGILRGRHANTPALEAVVWATGYGPDFSWIEAPIFDADGYPKHYRGLTATPGLAFLGLPWLNSRGSALMGGVGRDASYVVEQLLKA; this comes from the coding sequence ATGGCTGCTCCTGACGTTTTTTCGGTTGACACGCTTATTATCGGGGCAGGCCAAGCCGGACTAGCGGCGGCATATTATCTACAGCGCTGGGGCGTATCGTTCGTGATTGTGGATGAGCGAGCCGCCGTGGGTGACGTCTGGGCTTCTCGCTTTGAGGCATTGCGCTTGTTCTCACCAGCCTGGGCCAGCAGCTTGCCCGGCTTGGAGTGGCCGGGGGGCAAATTTCGCTACCCAACCAAAGACGAAGCGGCTGCTTACCTGGCCAGCTACGCGGAACACTTTCATTTCCCCATTCATCTTTCCCAGCGCGTCAGCAAAGTAACGCCAAACGCAAACGGCTACGCGATCAGTACTGTGGCCGGTGGGCGTTATCAGGCGCAGCGGGTAGTGATATGCACGGGAGCTTATAATGCCCCACGCCGGCCCGAATTTGCCCCCCAGCTTGCTTCTAATGTTGCTCAGCTCCACAGTAGCGACTACCAACGCCCGCAGCAGATAGCCGGCACCGGGCCAGTGGCAATAGTAGGCAGTGGCAACTCAGCCCTCCAGATTGCAGCTGATTTGGCCACAACCGGCCGCCCCGTGTACGCTGCCTTCGACGAACGCACCCCGGCTATGCCCAACAACATGCTGATGTGGGCGATGCTCACCGCTACCAGATTGCTCCGGGCATCGCGGCACTCCTTGGTGGGCGGACAGATGATACAGCAGCCCGAACCCGTTGTAAGTGGCGACCTGGCCCGACTGCGCACTTTTTCCAATGCTCTGTTCATCGGGCGGGCGCTGGGCGTAGAGCCGGGGGGCATTTTGCGCGGTCGCCACGCCAATACGCCTGCGCTGGAAGCAGTGGTATGGGCCACGGGCTACGGACCTGATTTTAGCTGGATTGAAGCCCCCATTTTTGATGCTGATGGTTACCCCAAACATTACCGTGGCCTCACCGCCACACCGGGCCTGGCCTTCCTCGGCTTGCCGTGGCTCAACAGCCGAGGCTCAGCCCTGATGGGCGGTGTCGGCCGTGACGCAAGTTATGTGGTAGAGCAATTGCTCAAAGCGTAG